From Bordetella flabilis, the proteins below share one genomic window:
- the cheA gene encoding chemotaxis protein CheA has product MSGLDLSQFYETFFDEADELLAQMEQLLLDLDAGAPDIEQLNAIFRAAHSIKGGAATFGCFTQLAETTHLLENLLDAIRRGEMALRTDMIDIFLETKDVLKSQLDAYRASEEPDAAAYERICEVLRQLALEHKAQQEGGTPAPAAAPAPAAAPAAAQSAPVLTPAPAAPAAVPDGAAQDGLPLRVRINRVSAKDGQSLLEEMGNLGQVLASDPSGGGLTVWLESTCSPDDIEAVCCFIVDADQISIAREAAPAAETRDVDAFAQAAAEFAAQAQAAPAAAPAPAAPPPVAVAPPAPAAEPARPAGESGAPARAARPGGGASADKESTSIRVGVEKVDQIINLVGELVITQAMLAQTASTLDPVLHDRLLNGMEQLERNARDLQEAVMSIRMMPMDYVFSRFPRLVRDLAGKMGKQIELQTYGRATELDKSLIERIIDPLTHLVRNSLDHGIETPEKRIAAGKEPVGQLVLSAQHSGGNIVIEVSDDGGGLNRDRILKKAIQQGIAVSENASDDEVWQLIFAPGFSTAEQITDISGRGVGMDVVRRNIQDMGGHVQLSSNPGRGTTTRIVLPLTLAILDGMSVRVGDETFILPLNHVTESLQPTNEQIYSVAGNERVMHVRGEYLPLVEMHRVFSVRNAQLDPTQAIAVIMQAEDRRFALLVDHLVGQHQVVVKNLESNYRKVPGVSAATIMGDGSVALIIDVFALARANREKWTQPEAVLN; this is encoded by the coding sequence ATGAGCGGTCTTGACCTGAGCCAGTTTTACGAGACGTTCTTCGATGAGGCGGACGAGCTGCTCGCCCAGATGGAGCAATTGCTGCTCGACCTGGACGCGGGCGCGCCGGACATCGAGCAGCTGAACGCCATTTTCCGTGCCGCCCATTCGATCAAGGGCGGGGCGGCCACTTTCGGCTGTTTCACCCAGCTGGCCGAGACGACCCATCTACTTGAAAACCTGCTCGATGCCATACGCCGCGGCGAAATGGCGTTGCGCACGGACATGATCGACATCTTTCTGGAAACCAAGGACGTGCTGAAAAGCCAATTGGACGCCTACCGCGCCTCCGAGGAGCCTGACGCCGCCGCCTACGAGCGCATATGCGAGGTGCTGCGGCAACTGGCGCTGGAGCACAAGGCCCAGCAGGAAGGCGGCACCCCAGCGCCAGCCGCGGCGCCTGCGCCTGCCGCCGCGCCTGCGGCCGCCCAGTCCGCGCCCGTACTCACGCCTGCACCCGCTGCACCTGCGGCCGTCCCGGACGGCGCGGCGCAGGATGGCCTGCCGCTGCGCGTGCGCATCAATCGCGTGTCCGCCAAGGACGGCCAGTCCCTGCTGGAAGAGATGGGCAACCTGGGCCAGGTACTGGCCAGCGACCCCAGCGGCGGCGGCCTGACGGTATGGCTGGAAAGCACCTGCTCGCCCGACGATATCGAGGCGGTGTGCTGCTTCATCGTGGACGCCGACCAGATCTCCATTGCACGCGAAGCGGCGCCGGCTGCCGAAACGCGTGACGTCGACGCCTTTGCCCAGGCCGCGGCCGAGTTCGCCGCCCAGGCCCAGGCCGCGCCCGCCGCCGCGCCGGCGCCGGCCGCGCCGCCTCCCGTGGCCGTCGCTCCCCCGGCACCGGCCGCCGAGCCGGCCAGGCCGGCGGGCGAGTCCGGCGCACCGGCACGCGCCGCCCGCCCCGGCGGCGGGGCCAGCGCGGACAAGGAATCCACCTCCATCCGCGTCGGCGTGGAGAAGGTCGACCAGATCATCAACCTGGTCGGCGAACTGGTGATCACCCAGGCCATGCTGGCGCAAACGGCGTCCACGCTGGACCCGGTGCTGCACGATCGGTTGCTCAACGGCATGGAGCAGCTGGAGCGCAATGCGCGGGACCTGCAGGAAGCCGTGATGTCCATCCGCATGATGCCCATGGACTATGTATTCAGCCGCTTCCCGCGCCTGGTGCGCGACCTGGCCGGCAAGATGGGCAAGCAGATCGAGCTGCAGACCTACGGCCGCGCGACGGAGCTGGACAAGAGCCTGATCGAGCGCATCATCGATCCGCTCACTCACCTGGTGCGCAACAGCCTGGACCATGGCATCGAGACGCCCGAAAAGCGGATCGCGGCGGGCAAGGAGCCCGTCGGCCAGCTGGTGCTGTCGGCGCAGCACAGCGGCGGCAACATCGTCATCGAAGTCAGCGACGACGGTGGCGGCCTGAACCGCGACCGCATTCTGAAGAAGGCCATCCAGCAGGGCATCGCGGTCAGCGAAAACGCCAGCGACGACGAAGTGTGGCAACTGATCTTCGCGCCTGGCTTCTCGACGGCCGAGCAAATCACGGATATCTCCGGCCGGGGCGTGGGCATGGACGTTGTCCGGCGCAATATCCAGGACATGGGCGGGCACGTGCAACTATCGTCCAATCCCGGCCGCGGCACCACGACCCGCATCGTGCTGCCGCTGACGCTGGCCATCCTGGACGGCATGTCGGTGCGCGTGGGCGACGAGACCTTCATCCTGCCTCTGAACCACGTGACCGAGTCTCTGCAGCCGACCAACGAACAGATCTATTCCGTGGCGGGCAACGAACGCGTGATGCATGTGCGCGGGGAATATCTGCCGCTGGTCGAGATGCACCGTGTGTTCTCGGTGCGCAATGCCCAGCTGGATCCCACTCAGGCGATCGCCGTCATCATGCAGGCGGAGGACCGGCGCTTCGCGCTGCTGGTCGACCATCTGGTGGGACAGCACCAGGTGGTGGTGAAGAATCTTGAATCGAACTACCGCAAGGTGCCGGGCGTGTCGGCCGCGACGATCATGGGCGATGGTAGCGTGGCGCTGATCATCGACGTGTTCGCCCTGGCCAGGGCCAACCGCGAGAAGTGGACCCAGCCCGAAGCGGTTCTGAATTGA
- a CDS encoding response regulator: MTATILVADDSATMRMIVQATLTGAGWTVLAAGNGKDALALALEQAVPVDLVVSDWNMPIMGGLDLIRGLRDADRYQDVPVLVLTTEDDVESKTAARDLGVCGWLQKPVDPDLLIEMASELLGQPGEQAR, from the coding sequence ATGACGGCGACGATACTGGTCGCGGACGATTCCGCGACGATGCGCATGATCGTGCAGGCCACCCTGACGGGCGCCGGCTGGACCGTGCTGGCCGCCGGCAACGGCAAGGATGCCCTGGCGCTCGCGCTGGAGCAGGCCGTGCCGGTGGACCTGGTGGTCAGCGACTGGAACATGCCCATCATGGGCGGCTTGGACCTGATACGGGGCTTGCGCGACGCCGACCGCTACCAGGACGTGCCGGTGCTGGTACTGACGACGGAAGACGATGTCGAAAGCAAGACCGCGGCGCGCGATCTGGGCGTGTGCGGCTGGTTGCAGAAGCCGGTGGATCCGGACCTGCTGATCGAAATGGCGTCCGAGCTGTTGGGCCAGCCCGGCGAGCAGGCGCGTTGA
- the motB gene encoding flagellar motor protein MotB has protein sequence MAPVNNHRVVIRRKKAAHGGSHGGSWKIAYADFITAMMAFFLVMWLISVVPREELKGIAEYFRMPLRVALTGGPNSSAETSAIPGGGADPLRSEGDVRRADGNRVQAQVPNEAERRDQRRLEDLKKRLDNLIESSPVLKNFRPQLLIDMTTEGLRIQIIDKENRPMFATGSAEVRPYMRDILRELGPVLNELPNKISISGHTDASQYARGERAYSNWELSADRANASRQELVAGGMAENKVSRVVGLSSSASLIKDDPYAAVNRRISLVVLNRATQERLDRESAAAADITGRDARQIGETLVRPTTAGQAAATPGASAPAAAQAQSAQ, from the coding sequence ATGGCGCCCGTCAACAACCACCGCGTGGTGATCCGCCGCAAGAAGGCGGCGCACGGCGGCTCGCACGGCGGCAGCTGGAAGATCGCCTACGCCGACTTCATCACCGCCATGATGGCGTTCTTCCTGGTCATGTGGCTGATCAGTGTCGTGCCGCGCGAGGAGCTCAAGGGCATCGCCGAGTACTTCCGCATGCCGCTGCGGGTCGCCCTGACGGGCGGGCCCAACAGTTCGGCGGAGACCAGCGCCATTCCCGGCGGAGGCGCCGATCCCCTGCGCAGCGAGGGCGATGTGCGGCGCGCCGACGGCAACCGCGTCCAGGCGCAGGTGCCGAACGAGGCCGAGCGGCGTGACCAGCGGCGCCTGGAGGATCTGAAGAAGCGCCTGGACAACCTGATCGAAAGCAGCCCGGTGCTGAAGAATTTCCGGCCGCAGCTGCTCATCGACATGACCACCGAAGGCTTGCGCATCCAGATCATCGACAAAGAGAACCGGCCCATGTTCGCCACGGGATCGGCCGAGGTGCGGCCCTACATGCGCGACATCCTGCGCGAGCTGGGCCCGGTGCTGAACGAGCTGCCCAACAAGATCAGTATTTCCGGCCACACCGACGCCAGCCAGTATGCGCGGGGAGAGCGCGCCTACAGCAATTGGGAGTTGTCGGCCGACCGCGCCAATGCGTCGCGCCAGGAACTGGTGGCCGGCGGCATGGCGGAAAACAAGGTTTCCCGGGTGGTGGGGTTGTCATCGAGCGCAAGCCTGATTAAGGATGACCCTTATGCTGCCGTTAACAGACGTATCAGCCTGGTGGTCTTGAACCGGGCCACGCAGGAGCGGCTGGATCGTGAAAGCGCGGCGGCGGCGGATATCACCGGCCGGGATGCGCGCCAGATCGGCGAGACGCTGGTGCGCCCGACAACAGCGGGGCAGGCAGCCGCGACGCCGGGCGCCAGCGCGCCCGCCGCCGCGCAGGCCCAATCCGCACAATAG
- the flhB gene encoding flagellar biosynthesis protein FlhB, which yields MAEESDLEKTEAASPRRLEKAREEGQVPRSRELSTFLVLATGVAALWGGGAYMYATLDGVMRNSLGFDPKVARDSSYMLVGAAESGWHGLLALLPVLGLLAVAGIFAAMALGGLVWSGKPLEFQLSKLNPLSGIGRMFSWQTVVELIKAVAKALLVGSVAAGAIWHYHDDMIGIMHASPSAALATMLNIVAMCCAMAVGALLLVAMLDVPWQMFSHAKKLRMSKEDVRQEFKESEGDPMVKARMRQLQRQLARRRMMAEVPKADVVVTNPTHYAVALRYTEGDMSAPRVIAKGMGEIAARIRELAQEHRVPMLEAPPLARALYRHVELGQEIPAALYTAVAEVLAWVFQLRAWRPGWAEPVPPADLPVPQALDPHAAAMAAQGA from the coding sequence ATGGCCGAAGAAAGCGATCTCGAAAAAACCGAAGCTGCCTCACCGAGGCGCCTGGAAAAGGCGCGCGAGGAAGGGCAGGTTCCCCGTTCCCGTGAACTGAGCACATTCCTCGTGCTCGCCACCGGCGTTGCCGCCCTCTGGGGCGGGGGCGCCTACATGTATGCCACCCTCGATGGCGTCATGCGCAACTCCCTGGGCTTCGACCCCAAAGTCGCCCGCGACTCCAGCTACATGCTCGTCGGCGCCGCCGAAAGCGGCTGGCACGGGCTGCTCGCCCTGCTGCCCGTCCTCGGCCTGCTCGCCGTCGCCGGCATCTTCGCCGCCATGGCCCTGGGCGGCCTCGTCTGGTCCGGAAAACCGCTGGAATTCCAGCTCTCCAAGCTGAACCCCCTGTCCGGCATCGGCCGCATGTTCTCCTGGCAGACCGTCGTCGAGCTCATCAAGGCCGTCGCCAAGGCCCTGCTCGTCGGCTCCGTGGCCGCGGGCGCCATCTGGCACTACCACGACGACATGATCGGCATCATGCATGCCTCGCCCTCGGCCGCCCTCGCCACCATGCTCAACATCGTCGCCATGTGCTGCGCCATGGCCGTGGGTGCGCTCCTCCTGGTCGCCATGCTCGACGTCCCCTGGCAAATGTTCAGCCATGCCAAAAAACTTCGCATGAGCAAGGAAGACGTGCGCCAGGAATTCAAGGAAAGCGAAGGCGACCCCATGGTCAAGGCGCGCATGCGCCAACTCCAGCGCCAACTGGCGCGACGCCGCATGATGGCCGAGGTTCCCAAGGCCGACGTCGTCGTCACCAACCCCACCCATTACGCGGTCGCCCTGCGCTATACCGAAGGCGACATGTCCGCGCCCCGGGTCATCGCCAAAGGCATGGGCGAAATCGCCGCCCGCATCCGCGAACTGGCGCAGGAACACCGCGTCCCGATGTTGGAGGCGCCGCCTCTCGCGCGCGCCCTTTACCGCCATGTCGAGCTGGGACAGGAAATCCCCGCCGCACTGTATACCGCCGTCGCCGAAGTCCTGGCATGGGTTTTCCAGCTGCGGGCCTGGCGCCCGGGCTGGGCAGAACCGGTGCCGCCAGCCGACTTGCCGGTGCCCCAGGCGCTGGACCCGCACGCGGCCGCCATGGCCGCTCAAGGAGCTTAA
- a CDS encoding CheR family methyltransferase: MATATASANPVERQFEFRETDFSRVRNMIHARAGISLGTHKREMVYSRLARRLRALGRVDFSSYLDQLESRPDDPEWEDFVNALTTNLTAFFRESHHFPILAKFAAARPQPVSIWCCAASTGEEPYSIAITLMEALGARAATSATVLATDIDTNVLQRARTAVYPYERVAKVEEARLKRFFLKGKGAAAGQVRVRPEVAGMVRFDTLNLLAPSWPIQEKFDAIFCRNVMIYFDKPTQARILERFAPLLKPGGLLFAGHSENFSYISRDFRLRGQTVYECLGRP, translated from the coding sequence GTGGCCACGGCGACGGCATCCGCGAACCCGGTCGAACGGCAATTCGAGTTCCGAGAGACCGACTTTTCGCGCGTGCGCAATATGATCCACGCCCGCGCCGGCATCTCGCTGGGCACCCACAAGCGGGAGATGGTCTACAGCCGTCTGGCCAGGCGGCTGCGCGCCCTGGGCCGCGTGGACTTCAGCAGCTATCTGGACCAGCTCGAATCCCGGCCGGACGACCCCGAATGGGAAGATTTCGTCAACGCGCTGACTACCAACCTGACCGCCTTCTTTCGCGAGTCGCACCATTTCCCCATCCTGGCCAAGTTCGCCGCCGCGCGGCCGCAGCCGGTGTCCATATGGTGCTGTGCCGCCTCGACAGGCGAGGAGCCGTACTCGATTGCCATCACGCTGATGGAGGCGCTGGGCGCGCGGGCCGCCACCAGCGCGACCGTACTGGCCACCGACATCGACACGAATGTGCTGCAGCGTGCCCGCACCGCTGTCTATCCTTACGAGCGCGTCGCCAAGGTCGAGGAGGCCCGGCTCAAGCGCTTTTTCCTGAAGGGCAAGGGCGCCGCGGCGGGACAGGTGCGGGTCCGGCCCGAAGTTGCCGGCATGGTGCGCTTCGACACCCTGAACCTGCTCGCGCCCAGTTGGCCGATCCAAGAGAAGTTCGACGCCATCTTCTGCCGCAACGTCATGATCTATTTCGACAAACCGACGCAGGCGCGGATCCTGGAGCGCTTTGCGCCGTTGTTGAAACCCGGTGGCCTGCTGTTTGCCGGCCACTCCGAAAACTTCAGCTATATCAGTCGCGATTTCCGGCTGCGCGGGCAGACAGTCTATGAATGCCTGGGGAGACCGTAA
- the cheW gene encoding chemotaxis protein CheW yields MAAKPQAQGARAEDVGREFLVFTLGEEEYGIDILKVQEIRGYDAGGVTRIANVPSFIKGVTNLRGIIVPIVDLRIKFNLGKVEYNEQTVVIILNLDRRVVGIVVDGVSDVLMLGAAQVRPAPEFGATLSTEYLTGLGTIDDRMLILVDIEKLMTSDEMALVEKVAS; encoded by the coding sequence ATGGCAGCCAAACCCCAAGCCCAAGGCGCTCGTGCCGAGGATGTGGGCCGCGAATTCCTCGTCTTCACGCTCGGCGAAGAAGAGTACGGCATCGATATCCTCAAAGTGCAGGAAATCCGCGGCTACGACGCCGGCGGCGTCACGCGCATCGCCAACGTGCCTTCGTTCATCAAGGGCGTGACGAATCTGCGCGGGATCATCGTTCCCATCGTCGACCTGCGCATCAAGTTCAACCTTGGCAAGGTCGAATACAACGAGCAGACCGTCGTGATCATCCTGAACCTCGATCGCCGCGTGGTCGGCATCGTGGTGGACGGCGTGTCGGACGTGCTGATGCTGGGGGCCGCGCAGGTGCGGCCCGCGCCCGAGTTCGGCGCGACCCTGTCCACGGAGTACCTGACGGGCCTGGGCACCATCGACGACCGCATGCTGATCCTGGTGGATATCGAGAAGCTGATGACCAGCGACGAAATGGCGCTGGTCGAGAAAGTCGCCAGCTGA
- the cheY gene encoding chemotaxis response regulator CheY, producing the protein MVDKNLKILVVDDFPTMRRIVRNLLKELGFENVDEAEDGQMALDKLRTGGFQFVVSDWNMPNLDGLSMLQQIRADANLSKLPVLMVTAEAKKENIVAAAQAGASGYVVKPFTAATLEEKLNKIFEKLGS; encoded by the coding sequence ATGGTTGACAAAAATTTGAAGATTCTGGTGGTGGACGACTTTCCGACCATGCGTCGCATCGTCCGCAACCTGCTGAAGGAACTCGGGTTCGAAAACGTGGACGAGGCCGAGGACGGCCAGATGGCGCTGGACAAGCTGCGCACGGGAGGCTTCCAGTTCGTGGTATCGGACTGGAACATGCCCAACCTGGACGGCCTCTCGATGCTGCAGCAGATCCGCGCCGACGCCAACCTGTCCAAGCTGCCTGTCCTCATGGTGACGGCCGAGGCGAAGAAAGAAAACATCGTCGCGGCGGCCCAGGCCGGCGCCAGCGGTTATGTCGTCAAGCCTTTCACCGCAGCCACGCTCGAGGAAAAGCTGAACAAGATCTTCGAAAAACTCGGCAGCTGA
- the cheZ gene encoding protein phosphatase CheZ, giving the protein METTQNPNGDPGELIQRIASLTRMLRDSMRELGLDQAIKDAAQAIPDARDRLRYVAQMTEQAAHRVLNAIDQTQPIQEEMSKQAQALDHRWREWFDQPLELAEARELVQDTRGFLQAVPRNTQATQSKLLEIMMAQDFQDLTGQVIMKMMDVVGAIEKELLQVLIDSVPTERRDEANSLLNGPQVNPTGKVDVVTSQDQVDDLLSSLGF; this is encoded by the coding sequence ATGGAGACCACGCAGAACCCGAACGGCGATCCCGGCGAGCTGATCCAACGCATCGCGTCGCTGACGCGGATGCTGCGCGACAGTATGCGCGAACTGGGCCTGGACCAGGCCATCAAGGACGCCGCGCAGGCGATCCCCGACGCGCGCGACCGTTTGCGCTACGTCGCCCAGATGACCGAGCAGGCCGCCCATCGCGTGCTCAACGCCATCGACCAGACCCAGCCTATCCAGGAAGAAATGTCCAAGCAGGCGCAGGCGCTGGACCACCGCTGGCGCGAGTGGTTCGACCAGCCCCTGGAACTGGCCGAGGCCCGCGAACTGGTGCAGGACACCCGCGGCTTCCTGCAGGCCGTCCCGCGCAACACGCAGGCGACGCAATCCAAGCTGCTCGAAATCATGATGGCGCAGGATTTCCAGGACCTCACCGGCCAGGTCATCATGAAGATGATGGACGTCGTCGGCGCCATCGAAAAGGAACTGCTCCAGGTCCTCATCGACAGCGTTCCCACCGAGCGCAGGGACGAAGCCAATTCCCTGCTCAACGGCCCCCAGGTGAACCCCACCGGCAAAGTGGACGTCGTCACCAGCCAGGACCAGGTCGACGACCTGCTGTCCAGCCTGGGCTTCTAG
- a CDS encoding protein-glutamate methylesterase/protein-glutamine glutaminase, with protein MQKKITVLCVDDSALVRGLMTEIINSQPDMTVVATAPDPLVARELIKKHNPDVLTLDVEMPRMDGLDFLEKLMRLRPMPVLMVSSLTERGSEITLRALELGAVDFVTKPKLGIRDGLLEYTELITDKLRAAARARPRALAPAAPSRQVLRSPLSSSEKLVIIGASTGGTEAIRHVLQPMPPDSPAILITQHMPAGFTRSFAQRLDSLCSLTVREATHGERVLPGHVYLAPGGDYHMRLSRSGANYVVELDASEPVNRHRPSVDVLFHSAAVSAGQNAIGVILTGMGKDGAAGLLEMKRAGARTLAQDEASCVVFGMPREAIALGGADEIVSLDGMSERILANAGDRGHRV; from the coding sequence ATGCAGAAAAAAATAACGGTTCTATGCGTCGACGATTCCGCGCTGGTGCGCGGCCTGATGACGGAGATCATCAACAGCCAGCCGGACATGACGGTCGTCGCGACCGCGCCCGATCCGCTGGTTGCGCGCGAACTCATCAAGAAGCACAACCCGGACGTGCTGACGCTGGATGTCGAAATGCCGCGCATGGACGGCCTGGACTTCCTGGAAAAGCTGATGCGGCTGCGTCCGATGCCGGTCCTGATGGTGTCGTCGCTGACCGAACGTGGCTCCGAGATCACCTTGCGGGCGCTGGAGCTGGGCGCCGTCGACTTCGTCACCAAGCCCAAGCTGGGCATCCGTGATGGACTGCTCGAGTACACCGAGCTCATTACCGACAAGCTCCGTGCCGCCGCGCGGGCCCGTCCACGCGCGCTGGCGCCGGCCGCGCCGTCCCGGCAGGTGCTGCGTTCGCCGCTGTCCAGTTCGGAGAAGCTGGTGATCATCGGCGCTTCCACGGGCGGCACCGAAGCCATACGGCATGTACTGCAGCCCATGCCGCCAGACAGCCCGGCCATTCTGATCACGCAACACATGCCGGCGGGCTTTACCCGTTCGTTCGCCCAACGCCTGGATTCCCTCTGCAGCCTGACCGTGCGCGAGGCCACGCACGGCGAGCGGGTGCTTCCCGGCCACGTCTACCTGGCGCCGGGGGGCGACTACCACATGCGCCTGAGCCGCAGCGGCGCCAACTATGTGGTGGAACTGGACGCGTCGGAGCCGGTGAACCGCCACCGGCCGTCCGTCGATGTACTGTTCCATTCGGCCGCGGTCAGCGCCGGCCAGAACGCCATCGGTGTGATCCTGACCGGCATGGGCAAGGACGGCGCGGCGGGCTTGCTGGAAATGAAGCGGGCCGGCGCACGGACCCTGGCGCAGGACGAGGCCAGCTGCGTCGTGTTCGGCATGCCGCGCGAGGCGATCGCGCTGGGCGGAGCCGATGAAATCGTATCGCTGGACGGGATGAGCGAACGCATATTGGCCAACGCGGGAGACCGGGGTCACCGCGTGTGA
- a CDS encoding methyl-accepting chemotaxis protein, translating to MGRFFANMTIRASLLWVLVFFSAMLALGAVLGVVSLKVGDTAMRDMRRSQAVSNALDEMVRDYKNAMIGLGRAAALHLNDVIKQVGQPGIPQPGLGGPARSLVDFARISYDKAMADFKRYQNLPKPPGLESEFKEIDDAFLALMQQGLRVMFDDLARADIPAYQTHAQVVSDVMDDRLSLAIGQYMAWRMRTNDAAFDQAEHRFGLVLTAVAAGGVLALLLVLATYVFLRRRVVRPLAGAAAHFDRIAAGDLTQHVDVQSTNEIGVLYAAMKRMQESLTRTVSAVRRGVDEINIGAREISAGNTDLSSRTEQQAASLEETAASMEELASTVKQNAENARQANQLAGSASDVAERGGSAVAEVVSTMQEISGSSRKISEIVSVIDGIAFQTNILALNAAVEAARAGEQGKGFAVVAGEVRSLAQRSAQAAKEIKALIEDSVSKVGAGSQQVERAGATMQEIVASVKRVTDIMGEISAASEEQSSGIDQVNRAVSQMDEVTQQNAALVEEAAAAAGSLQEQAQRLAEAVAVFKINEGQVIDVPAQQLSGSLLARAPMLAAQAA from the coding sequence ATGGGCCGTTTTTTTGCGAATATGACAATTCGCGCCAGCTTGCTGTGGGTGTTGGTCTTTTTCTCGGCGATGCTGGCCTTGGGCGCGGTGCTGGGCGTGGTGTCGCTGAAAGTCGGCGATACCGCCATGCGCGATATGCGCCGCAGCCAGGCCGTCAGCAATGCGCTGGACGAAATGGTCCGCGACTACAAGAATGCAATGATCGGCCTGGGCCGCGCCGCGGCGCTGCATCTGAACGACGTTATCAAGCAGGTCGGGCAACCCGGTATTCCGCAGCCAGGTCTGGGCGGCCCCGCCAGGAGCCTCGTCGATTTCGCGCGTATATCCTATGACAAGGCGATGGCCGATTTCAAGCGGTACCAGAACCTGCCCAAGCCGCCAGGACTGGAAAGCGAGTTCAAGGAAATCGATGACGCTTTCCTGGCCCTGATGCAGCAGGGGCTGCGGGTCATGTTCGACGACCTCGCCAGGGCCGACATACCGGCGTACCAGACGCATGCGCAGGTGGTGTCCGACGTGATGGACGATCGCCTGTCGCTCGCGATCGGCCAATACATGGCCTGGCGCATGCGTACCAACGACGCCGCCTTCGACCAGGCCGAACACCGCTTCGGCCTGGTGCTGACGGCCGTCGCGGCCGGCGGCGTCCTGGCCCTGCTGCTGGTGCTGGCCACCTATGTCTTCCTGCGTCGCCGCGTGGTGCGGCCGCTGGCGGGCGCCGCCGCGCACTTCGACCGCATCGCGGCCGGCGACCTGACCCAGCATGTGGACGTGCAATCGACCAATGAAATCGGCGTCCTGTACGCGGCCATGAAGCGCATGCAGGAATCCCTGACGCGCACCGTGTCGGCGGTACGCCGTGGCGTGGACGAAATCAATATCGGCGCGCGCGAAATTTCGGCGGGCAACACCGACTTGTCCAGCCGAACCGAGCAGCAGGCCGCGTCGCTGGAAGAAACCGCCGCGTCGATGGAAGAACTGGCCTCGACGGTGAAGCAGAACGCCGAGAACGCGCGCCAGGCCAACCAGTTGGCGGGCAGCGCTTCCGACGTGGCTGAGCGCGGCGGTTCGGCGGTGGCCGAAGTCGTGAGCACGATGCAGGAGATCTCCGGCAGCTCGCGCAAGATCTCGGAAATCGTCAGCGTGATCGACGGCATCGCCTTCCAGACCAATATCCTGGCGCTGAACGCGGCGGTGGAAGCGGCGCGCGCCGGCGAACAGGGCAAGGGCTTCGCGGTGGTGGCCGGGGAAGTGCGCTCGCTGGCGCAGCGCAGCGCGCAGGCGGCCAAGGAAATCAAGGCGCTGATCGAGGATTCCGTGAGCAAGGTCGGCGCGGGTTCGCAGCAGGTGGAGCGGGCCGGCGCGACGATGCAGGAAATCGTGGCCTCGGTGAAGCGGGTGACGGACATCATGGGCGAGATTTCGGCCGCATCGGAAGAACAGTCCAGCGGCATCGACCAGGTCAACCGCGCGGTCTCGCAGATGGACGAGGTGACGCAGCAGAACGCGGCGCTGGTGGAAGAGGCGGCCGCGGCGGCCGGCTCGCTGCAGGAGCAGGCCCAGCGCCTGGCCGAAGCCGTCGCCGTCTTCAAGATCAACGAAGGGCAGGTCATCGACGTGCCGGCGCAGCAATTGTCCGGTTCGCTCCTGGCGCGCGCGCCTATGCTTGCGGCCCAGGCCGCCTGA